One Panicum virgatum strain AP13 chromosome 9K, P.virgatum_v5, whole genome shotgun sequence genomic region harbors:
- the LOC120652968 gene encoding uncharacterized protein LOC120652968, which produces MDHYPPPPVYASAPPTPGNGSLEASHVALYPPPPPPALARGLPVSHQQLGGGASGRDSCDEGHDPSALLVGAMLITMLAFLLGTFIPGGYWQQDTPAWSGGKRVVYRAGDPIMRDLHRPRYWVFRAASWVGVASSMVLTLSLLVRTPAGSRHVQWSFVVAYSSLLLTFAVSQTKTHLSLDIIVWLAVLAVSWLITTTSIRGGNRARIMKLLCCGGGGEN; this is translated from the coding sequence ATGGATCattacccgccgccgcccgtgtaCGCAAGCGCGCCGCCCACCCCGGGCAACGGCAGCCTGGAGGCGAGCCACGTTGCCCtgtacccgccgccgccgccaccggcgctgGCGCGGGGCCTGCCCGTGAGCCACCAgcagctcggcgggggcgcTTCGGGCAGGGACAGCTGCGACGAGGGCCATGATCCGAGCGCGCTGCTCGTGGGGGCCATGCTGATCACGATGCTCGCCTTCCTGCTCGGCACCTTCATCCCCGGCGGCTACTGGCAGCAGGACACGccggcgtggagcggcggcaAGCGGGTGGTCTACCGCGCCGGCGACCCCATCATGCGCGACCTGCACCGGCCGAGGTACTGGGTGTTCCGGGCGGCGAGCTGGGTCGGGGTCGCGAGCTCGATGGTGCTCACGCTGAGCCTGCTCGTGCGGACGCCCGCGGGCTCGCGCCACGTGCAGTGGTCCTTCGTGGTCGCCTACTCCAGCCTGCTGCTCACCTTCGCGGTGTCGCAGACCAAGACGCACCTGTCGCTGGACATCATCGTCTGGCTCGCCGTCCTCGCCGTCTCCTGGCtcatcaccaccaccagcatACGCGGGGGCAACCGCGCCCGCATCATGAAGCTgctctgctgcggcggcggcggcgaaaacTGA